The genomic region GAAGAGGCACTGGAAATCATAAAGAAAGAGGCTGGGAAAAAATTCGACCCAAAAGTGGTGGAAGCTTTTCTTGAAATCTTCTCAGACGAGGCTGTCGAGTAAGACACCAACGAGGAGTTCGGGGGCTCTGAGACTCGCTTTGAGGATGTTGAGGGCGAGTTTCAATCTCTCCAGATCTTCTCTGAGTCTTTCTCTTTCGAGCGGATCTGTTTCTGTTTTCAGCTGTCTTTCGAGCTCGAGTATTTTTCTTTCGATCTCCTGCTGTTTGTCTTGAAGTTCCGATCCGAGGGAGTGAGTTCTTTCACTGCTTTTAGTTCCTGGTGTATAGATGAAAACTTGGGTTCTTCCCGCAACGGCCGCAAGGAACGAGCCTCTCTTCCTGAGATCGAGTGCTATGTTGCTGTAGATGATCGTCCCGCCCTCTCTGAGGGCTTCTTTTTTGAAGTAAATCAAGTTGGATATTTCCTGAGACAGGACCCTCATTATACTTCGGCTCGCGGGAGCGGAATGTGGAATACCGGGTTCTCCAGGATCGAGTTTGTATCCAAGAATGGGGTTTGAGATCATAAATCTCCCCCCTGAATTTTCCCGAGAACGTTCGTGATAGATGCCTTCACTTCGACGTTCTTCCCTGAGAAATCCATTATGATCTTTGGAAGTTCCGCTTTCCTGTGGAAACCGTGCCTCTTTCTGATACCGAGCTTCTCGAGAACGGGTCTCCAGCTACCACAGTTCACGTACAGCTTTTTACCCTGAGTCGTTGGAACTATTCGGTAAGCGAAGTGATGAACATGCCCCATCACAAGTATATCAACTTCTTCCACTTCATGTAAATCTCCGGAATAACCCGTCATGAACTCTTTCCAGCGAAGATTCCCCTTCAAGATGGATTTCGCCCATTTCTGAAGATAGTCAACTCTTCTCAATTTTCTGAGTGTGTATATACTCCTTACGAGTACTTTACCCAGCTCCACACCGCCGAACCTATTCACAAATACCCTGGAGAGCCAGTGCGTTCTCGGGAAATTGTTTTTCATCCATTTCCTGGCTTCTCTAGTCTTCAACATACTGAGAAAACTTTTCAGCCACAGTTCAACCAGATCAACGCTGAGATCGTAGATTTCCGTCACGTAGTCGAACCAGTGAAAGACGTCGAGCAGAGGCCTCACGTTGTCGTAATCTCGAATGACATCCTCAGGAGCGAAGTTAACCACCTGACTGTCGAAATTTATCATCATGTATCTGGCTATGTAGTCTCCAAGAGGCGGTATTACCTTTTTGGTTTTCCTGTCCACGGTGAAGCGGTTTATAACATCGAACTGGTTTCCATGGAGCACAAGGAGTTTGCTGTGAGGATCGTAGTAGTACGGAAGTATCTCGAACTTTTCAAAGCGATTCTTCAAGGCATTCTGAAGTTTTTTGTTTTTGAGAATATGGTAATCGTGGTTTCCCACCACGTAATATACTCTGTGTCGTCTGGAAAACTTCTTGAGAGTCTCAAAGACTTCGGAGTGTTTTTTCTCGATTTCGTCGATCACCGTCTCATCGAGTGTTTCTACAACCTCCTCGAAAGAGACAAGCCCAATTTCCTTCACCGTGCGACTTTCGAGTATTTCAAATCCATCACCAACGACGAAGAGTTCAACATCTTCAGTTTGAGACATGTCTTCGATGAAATTCACAAGCTCTTTATCGAAAAAAAAGTCGTCTTTCGCAGAACCGTCTCCTATGTGAAGATCGCTGATGAACACCCTCTTTATTTTTTATCACCCCATTGTTCGAAAAACTTTCCGATTCTCATAACCAAAGCGGTTGCTCGAAGTTCTGCTTTCTCACCTTTTGGTACGATGAACGTTTCAAAGGGGGAAACCTGTCTGTTGTCCAGTACACCGTTTTCTAGAATCACAATCGCGCAGAATCCTTCCAATTTTCCTCTTTCCAGTTTTTCTATCCTGAAGTACTCACATTCGAAGTTTTCAAAGTTCTCCACTATCAAGTCTTCGACTTTCCTTTCTTTCATCACTTTGAAAGCCTTTTCTATGTGGAGCTCTCTGCCGCGTCCCCAATCGTAAACCCTGTAGGTGAGGTCGGACGCCTGCTGAACCTCCACGAGAAGACCACCAGGCCCGAGGGCGTGGACCGTTCCAGCGGGTAGAAAAACAAAAGTTCCAGGTTCTATTTCCACCTTTTTCAAAGCTTCATCCCAGCTGTTGTCTTCAAGTGCTCTCTTGACCTTCTCCGGGTCTTCCCCTATGGCGATCTGACCTTTTTCTACGAAGTACCACGCTTCGGTCTTGCCCCACGGTTCGTTTTCCAGCTCCTGGGCTTCATCGTCGTTGGGATGAACCTGAACGGAAAGCCAATCCTCGGCAGAAATGAGTTTCACAAGGAGTGGAAAACGCGGCAACTTCTTTCCAATGAGCTTCTCCATATCTTCGTTGAGATCGAGACCACCTTCCGCCTCTGTAATGAAGAGTGGATGCCCGGATAAAAGCCATACTTCTCCTATTTTCTCGTTTGAACCGAACATCTCACCAAGGCGATAACTGCCCCATATCTGCTTTCTCAGTTTTGGAAAGACTTTTATCATCACGCTGAATACCCTCCTACTCTTATTTCACCGTCTCTGTAGTAGAAA from Thermotoga sp. Mc24 harbors:
- a CDS encoding type I phosphomannose isomerase catalytic subunit, translated to MMIKVFPKLRKQIWGSYRLGEMFGSNEKIGEVWLLSGHPLFITEAEGGLDLNEDMEKLIGKKLPRFPLLVKLISAEDWLSVQVHPNDDEAQELENEPWGKTEAWYFVEKGQIAIGEDPEKVKRALEDNSWDEALKKVEIEPGTFVFLPAGTVHALGPGGLLVEVQQASDLTYRVYDWGRGRELHIEKAFKVMKERKVEDLIVENFENFECEYFRIEKLERGKLEGFCAIVILENGVLDNRQVSPFETFIVPKGEKAELRATALVMRIGKFFEQWGDKK
- a CDS encoding UDP-2,3-diacylglucosamine diphosphatase, which translates into the protein MFISDLHIGDGSAKDDFFFDKELVNFIEDMSQTEDVELFVVGDGFEILESRTVKEIGLVSFEEVVETLDETVIDEIEKKHSEVFETLKKFSRRHRVYYVVGNHDYHILKNKKLQNALKNRFEKFEILPYYYDPHSKLLVLHGNQFDVINRFTVDRKTKKVIPPLGDYIARYMMINFDSQVVNFAPEDVIRDYDNVRPLLDVFHWFDYVTEIYDLSVDLVELWLKSFLSMLKTREARKWMKNNFPRTHWLSRVFVNRFGGVELGKVLVRSIYTLRKLRRVDYLQKWAKSILKGNLRWKEFMTGYSGDLHEVEEVDILVMGHVHHFAYRIVPTTQGKKLYVNCGSWRPVLEKLGIRKRHGFHRKAELPKIIMDFSGKNVEVKASITNVLGKIQGGDL